A window of Rhinolophus ferrumequinum isolate MPI-CBG mRhiFer1 chromosome X, mRhiFer1_v1.p, whole genome shotgun sequence contains these coding sequences:
- the LOC117024375 gene encoding calcyclin-binding protein-like has protein sequence MASAVEALQKDLDEVKALLEKTTRKRVRDALTAEKSKIETEIKNKMQQKSQKKAELLDNEKPAAVVAPITTGYTVKISDYGWDQSDKFVKIYITLTGVHQVPTENVQVHFTERSFDLLVKNLNGKSYSMFVNNLLKPTSVEGSSKKVKTDTVIILCRKKAENTQWEYLTQVEKECKEKEKPSYDIETDPSEGLMNVLKKIYEDGDDDMKRTINKA, from the coding sequence ATGGCTTCAGCTGTGGAAGCGCTACAGAAAGATCTAGACGAAGTAAAGGCGTTGCTAGAAAAGACCACTAGAAAGAGAGTACGTGATGCTCTTACAGCTGAAAAATCCAAGATTGAGACAGAAATCAAGAACAAGATGCAGCAGAAAtcacagaagaaagcagaacTTCTTGACAATGAAAAGCCAGCTGCTGTGGTTGCTCCCATTACTACAGGATATacagtgaaaatcagtgactATGGATGGGATCAGTCAGATAAGTTTGTGAAAATCTACATTACGTTAACTGGAGTTCATCAAGTCCCGACGGAAAACGTGCAGGTGCATTTCACAGAAAGGTCATTTGATCTTTTGGTAAAAAACCTAAATGGGAAGAGTTACTCCATGTTTGTGAACAATCTCTTGAAACCCACCTCTGTGGAAGGCAGTTCAAAAAAAGTCAAGACAGATACAGTGATTATCTTATGTAGAAAGAAAGCGGAAAACACACAGTGGGAGTACCTGACTCAGGtagaaaaagaatgcaaagagaaagaaaagccctCCTATGACATTGAAACAGATCCTAGTGAGGGATTGATGAATGTTCTAAAGAAAATTTATGAAGATGGAGATGATGATATGAAGCGAACCATTAATAAAGCCTAG